Proteins from one Brevibacillus humidisoli genomic window:
- a CDS encoding CLC_0170 family protein: MPNIGFVYYAVFLFLLTGWLLLRYDQKLYQMANMNRERKAARLAGWLNIWLAVASSAANWLFQRFFQ, encoded by the coding sequence ATGCCCAACATTGGCTTTGTCTACTATGCTGTGTTTCTGTTTCTGCTCACGGGGTGGCTGCTGCTGCGGTATGACCAGAAGCTGTACCAGATGGCCAACATGAACAGGGAAAGAAAAGCAGCCCGACTGGCGGGCTGGCTAAACATTTGGCTAGCTGTTGCCAGCAGCGCTGCCAACTGGCTGTTTCAGCGGTTTTTCCAGTAG
- a CDS encoding spore germination protein: protein MSVRHSHPQTTEQKLLEHRDQAVYGSLKESIRFILDMLGENDDFVIRRFRLFHRYDAALLYISNLKDEEVISRDILKPLMIPYAHLDQPTQELSRLQDVITCDALYHSVIDWQRQLVSLVDSILRGRKVLLVDGLTEAASIGSRHVEKRSINQPETEQTVRGPREGFIEQLGTNISLLRYRLPTADFRVKMMEIGRLTKSKVAVCFIEGVANPELVDEVFDRLQAIQIDGILDTGYLEQFIEENHFSPFPQVQNSERPDKVVANLLEGRVAILADGSPFALIVPVVFSQFYQTTEDYSERFILSSFVRIARVVALVFSLIFPSLYVSVISFNPELIPTEFAVAVAGGRAGVPFPAVMEVLIMEVSMEVLREATVRLPQQVGGALSIVGVLVVGQAAVSAGFASPITVVVIALTTIGSFATPAYNVALALRLLRFPLVLLSGIFGLYGLMVGLIIIGNHMLSLRSYGVPYMTPIAPGNWQGMKDTVFRAPFWTMTKRPQHLQSSNQKRLGGLAFKLRQPPGNTLEPVKTGNQRWDDTDGISTPDHADASNRDSD from the coding sequence ATGAGCGTCCGACACTCCCATCCCCAAACGACCGAACAGAAACTGCTAGAACATCGAGATCAAGCCGTCTACGGCAGTCTAAAGGAATCGATTCGCTTTATCCTTGATATGTTGGGAGAAAACGACGATTTTGTGATTCGCCGATTTCGCTTGTTCCATCGTTACGATGCTGCTTTGCTCTATATCAGCAATCTAAAGGATGAAGAGGTGATTAGCAGGGACATCCTGAAACCGCTGATGATTCCCTATGCTCATCTCGATCAGCCGACCCAGGAACTAAGCCGCCTGCAGGACGTGATCACTTGTGACGCCCTGTACCATAGTGTCATCGACTGGCAGCGGCAGCTTGTTTCCTTGGTAGACTCAATCCTGCGAGGACGTAAGGTACTGCTGGTCGATGGTTTGACAGAAGCGGCCAGTATCGGCTCCCGTCATGTGGAAAAGCGCTCTATCAACCAACCGGAAACGGAACAGACCGTACGTGGACCACGGGAGGGGTTTATTGAGCAGTTAGGGACCAACATCTCCCTGCTGCGTTACCGGCTGCCGACGGCCGACTTTCGCGTCAAGATGATGGAGATCGGACGGCTGACCAAGTCAAAGGTAGCCGTCTGCTTTATAGAAGGCGTGGCCAATCCCGAACTGGTCGATGAGGTGTTTGATCGCCTGCAGGCGATTCAGATTGACGGGATCCTCGATACGGGTTATTTGGAGCAGTTTATCGAAGAGAATCACTTCTCTCCGTTTCCGCAGGTGCAGAATTCCGAGCGGCCAGATAAAGTGGTGGCCAACCTATTGGAGGGGCGGGTAGCCATTCTGGCGGATGGTTCACCGTTTGCCTTGATTGTTCCGGTTGTGTTTAGTCAATTCTACCAAACCACCGAGGATTATTCGGAACGGTTTATTCTCTCCAGTTTTGTCCGCATAGCACGTGTAGTTGCCCTGGTGTTTTCGCTGATTTTTCCTTCCCTTTATGTGTCGGTCATCTCGTTTAACCCGGAATTGATCCCGACGGAGTTTGCAGTGGCGGTCGCAGGAGGGAGAGCGGGCGTGCCTTTTCCTGCTGTAATGGAAGTGCTGATCATGGAAGTATCGATGGAGGTACTGCGAGAAGCAACCGTTCGCTTGCCGCAGCAGGTAGGCGGGGCCTTGTCGATTGTCGGTGTGCTGGTCGTCGGACAGGCGGCGGTATCGGCTGGATTTGCCAGCCCGATTACGGTGGTTGTGATCGCCTTGACGACGATCGGTTCGTTTGCCACACCTGCCTACAATGTTGCTCTGGCGCTGCGGCTGCTACGCTTTCCGCTGGTATTGCTGTCCGGGATCTTCGGGCTGTACGGACTGATGGTAGGGCTGATCATCATTGGCAACCACATGCTTTCCTTGCGCTCATACGGAGTTCCGTACATGACCCCAATTGCTCCCGGCAATTGGCAGGGAATGAAAGATACAGTCTTTCGCGCCCCCTTTTGGACGATGACCAAACGGCCGCAGCACCTTCAATCCTCCAATCAAAAGCGGCTTGGCGGCCTGGCGTTCAAACTGCGGCAGCCGCCAGGCAATACCTTAGAGCCGGTCAAAACCGGCAATCAAAGGTGGGATGACACGGATGGAATATCCACGCCGGATCACGCTGATGCAAGCAATCGCGATTCTGACTAG
- a CDS encoding dihydrolipoamide acetyltransferase family protein produces MAHLITMPKFGLTMTEGTVSHWCKSVGERVEAGEVLYEVQTEKISNEVEAPAAGILRHIFAEAGATLEVGAPLAVIAAESEDISQLLSGTPGMENDAAAQHAAPAAAEGATAGAVAEATSTASETLATSGSSDSSRSAERILRATPFARKLAREQGFSLQTIAGTGPAGIVVARDVQAHSEATPSISPMARKWAEEHGVAWEQLDVRGRIMLPDVIAAHLGAGSETDGVNGSKGYSRMEGMAAGVDSAPVASTPMKGMRKVIAERMTASWQQIPHVTLTREIDVTELLAAIKRLQPDAAQIGFKLTLTHFLIKLTAAALGRHPELNAWCDGQTITPHQEVNIGVAVSVPGGLLVPVIRQANRKDLGAIAQTLGDLSVRAREQRLSAEEIQGGTFTISNLGMMGVDGFTPIINPPETGILGVGRVVDKPLFVGDQLEKRSVAMFSLSFDHRALDGAEAAAFLQTLDFYIQEPMRLLVQGGEVR; encoded by the coding sequence ATGGCACACCTGATCACAATGCCGAAGTTTGGCCTGACGATGACAGAAGGTACGGTCTCCCATTGGTGCAAATCGGTTGGCGAGCGGGTCGAGGCCGGTGAAGTGCTGTACGAAGTGCAGACGGAGAAGATCAGCAACGAGGTGGAAGCTCCCGCCGCAGGCATCTTGCGTCATATCTTTGCCGAAGCAGGAGCTACGCTGGAGGTAGGGGCTCCCTTAGCCGTGATTGCGGCTGAGTCGGAGGACATCAGTCAACTATTGTCTGGTACGCCCGGAATGGAGAACGACGCTGCCGCTCAGCATGCAGCCCCCGCAGCAGCAGAAGGGGCAACAGCAGGCGCTGTGGCAGAGGCAACATCGACTGCTTCGGAGACGCTCGCCACTTCTGGCAGCAGCGATTCATCGCGATCAGCAGAACGGATCTTGCGGGCCACTCCATTCGCCCGGAAACTGGCGCGTGAGCAAGGATTTTCGCTCCAGACCATTGCCGGGACAGGGCCGGCTGGAATTGTGGTTGCCCGAGACGTGCAAGCCCATTCGGAAGCCACACCGTCGATATCGCCGATGGCCCGGAAATGGGCGGAAGAGCACGGGGTGGCTTGGGAGCAGCTTGACGTGAGAGGACGGATCATGCTGCCCGATGTGATTGCAGCTCACTTGGGGGCGGGGTCTGAAACGGATGGCGTCAACGGAAGCAAAGGATATTCCCGGATGGAGGGGATGGCAGCAGGGGTGGATTCAGCCCCTGTGGCCAGCACACCGATGAAGGGGATGCGCAAGGTAATCGCCGAGCGGATGACAGCCAGCTGGCAACAGATTCCCCACGTCACGCTGACCCGAGAAATCGACGTGACTGAACTGCTTGCCGCGATTAAACGACTGCAGCCGGATGCGGCACAGATTGGATTCAAGCTAACCCTCACCCACTTTCTGATCAAGCTGACGGCCGCCGCGCTCGGCCGCCACCCCGAACTGAACGCCTGGTGCGACGGTCAAACGATCACCCCTCACCAAGAGGTAAATATCGGTGTAGCCGTATCGGTACCGGGTGGCTTGCTCGTACCAGTCATTCGACAGGCCAACCGCAAAGATCTCGGCGCCATTGCCCAGACGCTCGGCGATCTAAGCGTTCGTGCCAGAGAGCAGCGGCTGTCAGCGGAGGAGATACAAGGGGGCACTTTCACGATCAGCAACCTGGGTATGATGGGGGTTGACGGTTTTACCCCAATCATCAATCCACCTGAGACCGGCATTCTCGGAGTTGGCCGGGTAGTAGACAAACCGCTTTTCGTCGGCGATCAACTGGAGAAGCGATCCGTCGCCATGTTCTCCCTCTCCTTTGACCATCGGGCGCTGGATGGGGCGGAAGCAGCAGCCTTTTTGCAAACCCTCGATTTCTACATTCAGGAGCCGATGCGGCTGCTCGTGCAAGGAGGGGAAGTGCGATGA
- a CDS encoding GerAB/ArcD/ProY family transporter — protein MEYPRRITLMQAIAILTSTIIGVGVLALPLIAVRAADTGAPLVTLLGVCLAFAGLWIITILGMRFPNQSIIRYSERIVGRWPARLGSVMIIIFFMLLTALTAREFGAVVVTAVLRQTPLEVTVIVMLLLAGLPTRNDMGTFASIHLFYLPFLLAPALVIVALSLKNANLLYLQPLWGNEPSGMLTGVATVAALFQGAFIMSIVIPSMIEPRKAMKASIWGIMIAGGLYLVTVIATVAVFGPEEIKELLWPTLELARTTSLPANVLERLDIVFLFVWVTAVFTTLYSSYQLTVHAMSELFRLRDHKLFSLFLLPFIFIIALLPQNTLQLYQLIGTVGRFGLYITIVYPALLLLMAVVRGKRGDRSAANKAGNIS, from the coding sequence ATGGAATATCCACGCCGGATCACGCTGATGCAAGCAATCGCGATTCTGACTAGCACGATCATCGGGGTTGGCGTGTTGGCCCTGCCCTTGATTGCTGTGCGGGCGGCAGACACGGGAGCACCGTTGGTTACCTTGCTGGGAGTCTGCCTGGCCTTTGCAGGCCTGTGGATCATCACCATACTAGGCATGCGCTTCCCGAACCAATCGATTATCCGGTATAGCGAGCGGATCGTAGGACGGTGGCCAGCCCGTTTGGGCAGTGTGATGATCATTATTTTCTTTATGCTGCTGACTGCCTTAACGGCACGAGAGTTTGGGGCGGTAGTCGTAACGGCGGTGCTCAGGCAAACGCCGTTAGAAGTGACTGTCATCGTGATGCTGCTGTTGGCTGGGCTGCCTACCCGAAACGATATGGGGACATTTGCCAGCATCCACCTCTTCTACTTGCCGTTTTTGCTGGCTCCGGCATTGGTCATCGTGGCTCTCTCCCTCAAAAACGCCAACCTGCTCTATCTGCAGCCGCTCTGGGGCAATGAACCTAGTGGCATGTTGACCGGTGTGGCCACCGTAGCGGCGTTGTTTCAGGGAGCTTTTATCATGTCCATTGTGATACCGTCCATGATAGAGCCTCGAAAAGCAATGAAGGCCAGTATCTGGGGGATCATGATTGCCGGCGGTCTGTATCTGGTGACAGTGATCGCCACGGTAGCCGTGTTCGGCCCCGAAGAAATAAAAGAACTGCTCTGGCCGACACTGGAACTGGCCAGGACTACCTCGTTGCCGGCCAATGTGCTGGAGCGGCTGGATATCGTCTTTCTGTTTGTCTGGGTAACGGCCGTATTTACCACGCTTTATTCCAGCTACCAGCTTACCGTTCACGCGATGAGTGAATTGTTTCGCCTGCGCGATCACAAACTGTTCTCTCTGTTCCTTTTGCCGTTTATCTTCATCATTGCGCTGCTGCCGCAAAATACCCTGCAGCTGTACCAATTGATCGGCACGGTCGGCCGATTCGGTCTCTATATCACCATTGTCTATCCCGCACTATTGCTGCTCATGGCAGTCGTCCGCGGGAAAAGGGGGGACCGGAGTGCGGCCAATAAAGCCGGCAACATTTCGTAA
- a CDS encoding Ger(x)C family spore germination protein has product MRPIKPATFRNLLILCCLITTLLSGCWDRQEIEERANVLGVAIDLIDERAEKREPSVSHFNGGFPEPERRMLQLTAQIAVPGRIPLGPEAGGGAPQQKPVWVLSVVGHTIDDAMMNLQQQLADRLFLGHLRVIIISEELARKGIRELNDYLRRNPEVRRTAWMLVANGRAAAAMEASPELERVPTLYLTATMNQAVGLGKFPNDFLGIFWTALSSKGMDPYLPYIKVLKKDNILIAGLAYFRGDQMVGVAEPMEIGFFMAVKGFEQGGYGGFTPVPGKEGSVLLRATRRHTKVNVNLKGGQPHFAVKVHYELEVDEKTSTRFSLNKPELLRKIEREAAQGAKLTIEKLIKKTKQKGSDIFGFGEYVRAKLPGYWNRHIGTTEKWRQMYKDVPVDVKVMVHIRRIGMKGR; this is encoded by the coding sequence GTGCGGCCAATAAAGCCGGCAACATTTCGTAATCTGCTGATCCTCTGCTGTCTGATCACCACCTTGTTGAGTGGTTGTTGGGATCGCCAGGAGATTGAAGAGCGGGCCAATGTGCTTGGCGTAGCGATCGACCTGATTGACGAACGAGCGGAGAAAAGGGAGCCAAGCGTCTCTCACTTTAATGGCGGATTTCCGGAACCCGAAAGGCGAATGCTGCAACTGACGGCTCAGATCGCGGTACCGGGCCGCATACCACTCGGACCGGAAGCCGGGGGTGGCGCGCCACAGCAAAAGCCGGTCTGGGTACTAAGTGTTGTCGGCCACACCATTGACGATGCCATGATGAATCTGCAGCAGCAGTTGGCCGATCGGCTCTTTTTAGGGCATCTGCGGGTGATTATCATCAGTGAAGAGCTGGCCAGAAAAGGAATCAGGGAGTTGAACGACTATTTACGCCGTAATCCGGAAGTACGGCGAACGGCATGGATGTTGGTTGCCAATGGAAGAGCCGCCGCCGCAATGGAAGCTTCGCCGGAGTTGGAACGAGTGCCCACCCTCTATCTGACTGCGACGATGAATCAGGCAGTAGGACTAGGCAAGTTCCCCAACGACTTTTTGGGGATTTTTTGGACTGCGCTGTCCAGCAAGGGAATGGATCCGTATCTGCCTTACATCAAGGTGTTAAAAAAGGACAACATTTTGATCGCAGGACTTGCCTACTTCCGGGGAGATCAGATGGTCGGAGTAGCAGAGCCGATGGAGATCGGCTTTTTTATGGCGGTGAAAGGATTTGAACAGGGTGGGTATGGCGGATTTACCCCTGTTCCGGGTAAAGAGGGGTCGGTACTGCTACGGGCAACGAGGCGCCACACGAAGGTTAATGTTAATCTGAAGGGCGGACAACCCCATTTTGCGGTTAAGGTTCATTACGAACTGGAAGTGGATGAAAAGACGAGTACCCGATTCTCGCTCAACAAGCCGGAGCTGCTGCGCAAGATCGAGAGGGAAGCGGCTCAGGGAGCAAAACTAACGATTGAGAAACTGATCAAAAAAACAAAACAAAAAGGATCGGATATCTTTGGGTTTGGTGAGTACGTAAGGGCCAAGCTGCCCGGCTATTGGAACCGGCACATTGGTACAACGGAGAAATGGAGGCAGATGTATAAAGATGTCCCTGTTGATGTTAAGGTCATGGTTCACATTCGTCGGATCGGAATGAAGGGCCGCTAA
- a CDS encoding bile acid:sodium symporter family protein → MLARITMIATKLLPFWIICASILAYQQPHVFSFLHSWTAPSLAFILFTMGLTLSRESLRRVITRPKVALLGVGGKWTVTLGISVLLAVLFFPDNPALLAGVVLAGAVPSGTTANLYTYMAGGALALSITMSAIDTLIGPFLTPIIMEKTVGSVVPVQFFPVFMQMVYVVLLPIALGLLVQWKWEKHLTQVRQVIPLLSTVAVLIINLAVVSGAQAMLQTYLSLLPLLFLCVFLQVTLPMLFGYLFGAGLRAEEAERRALSYEFGICNTALAALLAMHHISPIAAVPAVANMITNTSVGALIAVTWEPLFGRLRSKRQYS, encoded by the coding sequence ATGCTGGCACGAATCACGATGATTGCAACCAAACTGCTGCCGTTCTGGATTATCTGCGCTTCCATTCTGGCGTATCAACAACCGCATGTGTTTTCGTTCCTGCACAGTTGGACGGCTCCCTCGCTTGCTTTTATCTTGTTTACGATGGGGCTGACCCTCTCGCGAGAAAGCCTCCGCCGGGTGATCACTCGTCCTAAGGTGGCCCTGTTGGGCGTAGGCGGAAAGTGGACCGTCACGCTCGGTATCTCCGTCCTGCTGGCCGTGCTGTTTTTCCCTGACAATCCCGCTCTGTTGGCTGGAGTTGTACTGGCAGGGGCGGTTCCCAGCGGCACGACGGCCAACTTGTATACGTATATGGCTGGTGGGGCTCTGGCGCTCAGCATCACCATGTCGGCGATTGACACGCTGATCGGCCCATTTTTGACCCCGATCATTATGGAAAAGACAGTCGGCAGTGTCGTACCTGTCCAGTTCTTTCCGGTGTTTATGCAGATGGTTTATGTGGTTCTGCTGCCGATCGCACTTGGCCTGCTGGTGCAGTGGAAGTGGGAAAAGCATCTGACACAGGTGCGCCAGGTCATCCCGCTTTTGTCAACCGTTGCTGTATTGATCATCAACCTGGCTGTCGTCTCCGGGGCTCAGGCGATGCTGCAAACCTACCTTTCTCTCCTGCCGCTGCTGTTCCTGTGCGTCTTCCTGCAGGTGACGCTGCCGATGTTGTTTGGCTACCTGTTCGGCGCAGGTCTGCGGGCGGAAGAAGCTGAGCGGCGGGCCCTATCCTATGAGTTCGGCATTTGCAATACGGCCTTGGCAGCCCTGCTGGCGATGCATCATATCAGTCCGATCGCCGCGGTGCCTGCGGTAGCCAATATGATCACCAATACATCCGTCGGAGCGCTGATTGCTGTCACGTGGGAGCCGTTGTTCGGTCGACTCCGGTCCAAGCGGCAGTACAGCTAG
- a CDS encoding alpha-ketoacid dehydrogenase subunit beta: MRNISFSDATLEAMQEEMRRDERVFIMGEDIASQGGIFGQFKGLPKEFGLERVRDTPISETAIVGAGIGASLAGAVPVIDMHFADFIGVAMDEVLNQMAKIRYMFGGQATLPLVLRAPDGVTRSAAAQHSQSLEAWFLHIPGLKVVIPSNPADAKGLLKAAIRDPNPVIYFEHKDLFRQKGPVPDGDYLTPIGKAAVVRQGDDVTIVSYSAMLGKVQKAAEILAEQHQINAEVIDLRTIVPMDLETVYTSVKKTKRLVIAHEAVKIGGVGGEIAAAVSENILEYLDGPIVRVGAAFTPVPFSPPLENRVIPQVEDVVNAVLTARW, from the coding sequence ATGCGTAACATTTCGTTTTCCGACGCTACTCTGGAAGCGATGCAGGAGGAAATGCGGCGCGATGAGCGAGTCTTTATTATGGGAGAAGACATTGCCAGTCAGGGCGGAATCTTTGGACAGTTTAAAGGGTTGCCCAAAGAGTTTGGCCTGGAGCGGGTTCGGGACACGCCGATTTCCGAGACGGCCATAGTCGGTGCCGGCATCGGGGCTTCATTGGCCGGAGCCGTACCTGTGATTGATATGCACTTTGCCGACTTTATCGGCGTGGCGATGGACGAAGTGCTCAATCAGATGGCCAAGATCCGCTACATGTTCGGTGGACAGGCGACCCTGCCGCTAGTCCTGCGAGCGCCGGATGGTGTGACCCGATCGGCGGCTGCCCAGCATTCGCAGTCGCTGGAAGCCTGGTTCCTGCATATCCCGGGATTAAAGGTGGTCATCCCTTCCAATCCCGCAGATGCCAAAGGTTTGTTGAAAGCAGCGATTCGGGATCCCAATCCCGTGATTTACTTTGAGCATAAAGATCTGTTCCGACAAAAGGGACCGGTACCCGATGGTGATTATCTCACTCCGATCGGTAAAGCGGCAGTCGTACGCCAGGGTGACGACGTGACGATCGTCTCGTATTCCGCCATGCTCGGCAAGGTGCAAAAGGCCGCAGAAATCCTGGCGGAACAGCATCAGATCAATGCGGAAGTGATCGATTTGCGGACGATTGTACCGATGGATCTGGAGACTGTCTACACATCCGTCAAAAAAACCAAACGGTTGGTCATTGCCCACGAGGCCGTAAAGATTGGCGGTGTTGGTGGGGAGATCGCGGCGGCTGTGAGTGAGAACATCTTGGAATACCTGGACGGTCCCATCGTCAGGGTGGGTGCTGCCTTTACACCCGTACCGTTTAGTCCTCCGCTGGAAAATCGAGTGATTCCACAAGTAGAGGATGTCGTGAATGCCGTGCTGACTGCCCGGTGGTAG
- a CDS encoding SDR family NAD(P)-dependent oxidoreductase, producing the protein MEEAKQKTAVVTGAAQGVGFAIAEELGAAGYQLVLLDRQAQRLAEAAEHLKQRGYQVHTQEIDLSDTDAIHPTVDKIVQTVGRLHLLVNNAGINPLKPMDQLTSSDWDLVMNINLKAVFFMMQAVAPHLCDGGAIVNIASVAANSPRPLAVAYAASKAGVVSVTKTASIVLAPRRIRVNAVCPGATETELLSRMADQMAASSGNGSQAALKQFTGDIPLDRLGSPTDVAQAVAFLASDAAAYITGQTLNVCGGWTVK; encoded by the coding sequence ATGGAGGAAGCAAAACAGAAAACGGCTGTAGTGACCGGCGCTGCCCAGGGGGTGGGCTTTGCAATCGCAGAAGAGCTGGGAGCAGCCGGCTATCAGCTTGTCCTGCTCGACCGCCAAGCGCAACGGTTAGCCGAAGCCGCTGAACATTTGAAACAACGCGGATACCAAGTTCATACTCAGGAGATTGACCTGTCTGACACCGATGCCATCCATCCTACGGTGGACAAAATCGTGCAGACCGTGGGTCGACTCCATCTGCTCGTGAACAATGCCGGGATCAATCCGCTCAAGCCGATGGATCAGCTAACCAGCTCTGATTGGGATCTGGTGATGAATATCAACCTGAAGGCCGTCTTTTTTATGATGCAGGCGGTCGCACCACACCTCTGCGACGGGGGAGCGATCGTCAACATTGCCTCTGTTGCCGCCAACAGTCCGCGACCGCTGGCCGTCGCCTATGCCGCTTCCAAAGCCGGCGTCGTCAGTGTAACCAAAACGGCCTCCATCGTGCTGGCTCCGCGCCGGATCCGTGTCAATGCCGTCTGTCCCGGTGCCACGGAGACGGAGCTGCTGTCCCGCATGGCCGATCAGATGGCCGCTTCATCCGGTAATGGTTCCCAGGCTGCTCTCAAGCAGTTTACCGGTGACATACCGCTGGACAGACTGGGCTCTCCGACTGATGTGGCGCAGGCGGTCGCTTTTCTTGCCTCAGACGCTGCCGCCTATATCACCGGACAGACGTTGAACGTATGTGGAGGTTGGACGGTCAAGTAG
- the lpdA gene encoding dihydrolipoyl dehydrogenase, translating to MRRSVLVIGGGPAGYTAAIRASQLGADVTLVEKGLLGGTCLNLGCIPTKSLLDSSHNWAKAAELFFSGHAGGPEHEKTENRQSGEMRASYPIPWQAMLDRKNEAVQQLRAGVVGLLQAGKIKVVTGTATFTPDRQVNVREANGQQQTLSADSVILAVGSRPILPPIPGMETAGVVTSDEILSLPSLPGSLAIIGGGVIGLEFATLFAEVGVKVAVIEAAQRVLPGMDADISQGLKAHLERKQVRFYTGRTVTAVENAAQGGACLVLSDGQRLQANLVLAAVGRKAALDELTPETAGLAVEQHKIKVNRYQQTNQPGIYAAGDCCSPMMLAHVAMAEARIAVEHALGQNPQPVAYDHVPQCVYSHPEAAAVGLTGEEAKKRGFQVQEGVFPLAASGRALVEGEAGGFLKIVADKQYGRVLGVHLLAPHATEMISEAALALTLEATVDELLQTIHPHPTVAEGLSEAVLTMSGQAIHLP from the coding sequence ATGAGAAGAAGCGTGCTGGTGATTGGCGGTGGACCAGCCGGATATACGGCAGCGATCCGCGCAAGCCAGTTGGGCGCTGATGTGACACTTGTAGAAAAGGGGCTGCTGGGGGGAACTTGTCTTAACTTGGGCTGCATTCCGACGAAGAGTTTGCTCGATTCTTCTCACAACTGGGCGAAAGCAGCGGAACTGTTTTTTTCGGGACATGCAGGCGGACCGGAGCACGAGAAGACAGAAAACCGGCAGTCAGGCGAGATGAGAGCCAGTTATCCGATCCCTTGGCAGGCGATGCTCGATCGGAAAAATGAAGCAGTCCAGCAGCTTCGGGCGGGTGTCGTCGGACTGCTCCAGGCAGGCAAGATCAAGGTAGTGACCGGCACCGCTACGTTCACACCTGATCGGCAAGTGAACGTCCGGGAAGCGAATGGACAGCAGCAGACCCTGTCTGCAGACAGCGTAATCCTTGCTGTTGGAAGCAGGCCGATTTTGCCGCCCATTCCCGGTATGGAGACGGCAGGAGTGGTGACGAGTGATGAGATCCTCTCCTTGCCCAGCCTGCCGGGAAGTCTTGCGATCATCGGCGGTGGTGTGATCGGCCTTGAGTTTGCCACGCTGTTCGCCGAAGTGGGTGTAAAAGTGGCTGTGATCGAAGCCGCTCAACGGGTACTGCCGGGCATGGATGCCGACATCTCGCAGGGATTGAAAGCACACCTGGAACGAAAACAGGTACGGTTTTACACCGGGCGGACAGTGACAGCGGTGGAGAATGCGGCACAGGGAGGGGCTTGTCTGGTTCTCTCCGATGGCCAACGCCTGCAAGCAAATCTGGTGCTTGCGGCAGTCGGGCGGAAAGCCGCCCTGGACGAACTGACGCCGGAAACCGCCGGATTGGCGGTAGAACAGCATAAGATAAAGGTAAACCGTTATCAGCAAACCAATCAACCTGGCATTTATGCGGCTGGTGACTGCTGCAGTCCGATGATGCTGGCTCATGTAGCGATGGCCGAAGCCAGGATAGCGGTCGAACATGCTTTGGGACAGAATCCCCAACCGGTTGCCTACGACCATGTGCCGCAGTGTGTCTACTCACACCCTGAGGCAGCAGCGGTTGGCCTGACCGGTGAAGAGGCGAAGAAGCGAGGTTTCCAGGTGCAGGAAGGGGTTTTCCCCCTTGCGGCGAGTGGAAGAGCGCTAGTCGAAGGGGAGGCTGGCGGATTCCTCAAGATCGTCGCCGACAAGCAGTATGGGCGCGTGCTGGGCGTACATTTGTTGGCCCCTCATGCGACGGAGATGATTTCGGAAGCGGCCCTGGCACTAACATTGGAAGCAACTGTTGACGAACTGCTGCAAACGATTCATCCTCACCCGACGGTTGCGGAGGGACTGTCCGAGGCTGTGCTGACGATGAGCGGACAGGCGATTCATTTGCCGTAG